The nucleotide sequence TTGGTCACATAGCTGAACATCCTGTAGTTCTTCTTCCACGGCTCTTCGGTGGCGTCAACATAGAATCCAGCTCCAGACCCAAAATCCCATGAGTCATCCTCTCCTGGGATATTAACGTTCCGCGGAGAAGTATCTGGACAGACAATTACCATACCCAGCTCAGCTGCATATTTCTGAGCTCCTGCTTTCTGGACAAAGTTCGCTTCAGTGCATGACAAGCCTGAGAGCCAGAAGAGGACTGGGACCTTGGAATTTCCCTCTGAAGCTTGAGGAGGCAGAAAAATCGAGAATTTCATCTCGCATTGTAATTCTTTGGACTCATGGGAATAGACTCGTTGATCACCGCCAAAGATGCGATTGGACGATACCAGTTTGAGGGCAGTCATCTGGAAATCATTGATAATTGTCTTGATAAACCTCAGTAGAATTCAAGGTCATAAGACTTCTGTAGGAAAATGGGTTTCCTGACCACTTCCCGCCAAAATAAGTCAGGATCCTTCTAGGAAATAATTCTAGGGCTACTGTACCTTGCTTTCGGATGATAAATCGGTGCAGATAAGGTGTATTGACagagaaaattgatgaaaatcgaGAAAATGCCGCACGGAAGCTAATCTCTCTGACACTGGAATAAGCCGTGTTATACTGGAAAGTGACTGGAAAATGACTCCTGGACATCTCAAAAataacataatttattgaatcagcTCAATATCTATACAAAGAGGGTGGTTACTTTAAGGAAATTTCCAACTACTTCTTTCGTTCTTCCCTTATTTTGTGATATTCCCGGAGAATGACTTCCCGCCTTGGCCAGATGCGCAGACTTCCGTAATAGTACCAGAACAGCCCAAAGAGCGCCCCACCGAGATGGGCAGCATGATCAAAGATCTTCCAACCCATCACTAGCCCAGCCATATCCAGGCCCATAATGCACTTGATGGCAGTTCCTGCCGAAAAGGTGAACATGGGCAGGAAGATGATACTGAGCTGAGTGTCTGGGAATTGGGTGCAAACAAAAGCCAGAATAGCCATGATGGCTCCAGAAGCCCCAAGAGACAATCCAGCCTGTCGGACTCCAGTCTTGTAGATGTAACTGGCCAGAGATGAGACAACTCCAGCACTCAAGTATAATCCCACAAATTGCTCCCGGCCGAGGGCATGAATGGCAGCTCCGGAGAAGGAGCGCAGGACATACATGTTGGCGAAGATGTGAAACAGGGAATAGTGACTGAAGGTGGAAAGGAACATTGGCCAGCAAATGGCTCTAGCAGCAGGATTGGAACAGAAATACTTGACCATCATGGGTTGGAGCCGAGGAACTCGCCACAGACCAAATACCAAAAGGTTCATTGCACAAATCGGGATGAATACCTTGTCGCCTTCAGGGAGATTCCGCCACCAATTCTCTACTTCCAGTCTCCAACCCGTAGCCCTTTTCTGGGTCCCTTGAGCCTTGCTCTTGAACCACCCAAGAGCTGCTGAGCCCTTCACAGATCGCAGAATCCTCGCCCGGACCCTCTCATACTCCCAGATCGTCACAGACACAAAACTCCCCGTTGATACCTGAAACATCCcgtataaaaattttgaactcAAGGAATCTCCTTCCGGAAAGCACTTTTCTTACAGCAAGCGTAAAGACGAGGGGCTTCCACAATCGCTGAGGGCTCATATGACCACCATCGGAACTGAATTTGTCAAAAGGCGTAGGAGTTGGGGCCAGAGACTGCTGAGAACCTCGCAATCGCTCCGAACCACCCCGGCTCTCATTCTTAAACTGTCTACTCTGCCAGTTTATCCGGGAGGGTGTGGACCTGTGTAACAGAGGCTGCTGGCCAGGATTCTGCCTAAAAACCCATCGTCAAAAAGtgcaaaacaattaaaatgcTGCAATATTGTGCAACATTTGAGGTTAGGTCACACTCACCTCAGCAAAACTGGGAATTTAGAGGCATTAGAAAAATGCCTCAGAATCATCCTGATAGACAATCAATCCCTCTACTATACCCAGCTCATATTAACACAAAATACTATGAAATGCCTAGAGAAAGTCCCTAAAAACTCCCGGATGCAAACTTCCACAGGAAAAAACAACACGCAGCAACTTCACTTTGTATTTATTCCAGGTATTCCAATGAGATTTCcctccaaaattcaaaaaataaaattcttcaaaCGGATTTTTTTTAGGATCTTGAAATTCTTCTCGcagttttctctttcatttccgTCAGAGCTCTCGCTTCGTGGACAAAAGCCGGAACATCAATACCCTCCTGAGTCTTCACAGCCCGAAGAAAGCCCTCATTGGATGTAACAGTGAGAGCTCCATGGAAGATACCAAAAGCAAAAATCTGGAAGCTTCTTGGTTTGATTTTCCCTCTGATTTGCACAATTCTCAGTCTTTCTGGGATTTCTGTTATATCCGGCATCACTTCAACTCTCTGCATTAACTCCTCAGTGCGTTTCTTCTCTTCAGGGCCTCCCAGAAGAGATACAATCTCCCGGAAGGACTTCTCAGCGGTTTTGCAGCAAATCAGGCGTTTTCCTTGAAAGACATCCTCCAGCACAATTTTCACTGGATTCTTTTGCTCAGAACGAGCCTGTTCAGTCAAAATGGGTTCGGGAAATTCCCAGTCACAGCTTCCATTGGTGAGGGAGCTCACATAAGACAGAAGAGTAGTAATATCAAGATTGAGGACGCTATGAGTATCTTTAGAAGCTTCAGTCTGAAATTCACTTCCTGGAGAGAAATTCTTCACAATAATCCCAATCTCTTCGAGTTCAGCCACTAGATTGTCATCCAAAGCGTTCAGACAGACAAAATAAACCTTCGGAGTGTGGAAATTAATTGGATTCTGAGAAGCAACTTCCAGGAATTCCTCAGCATGATCGAGAATGGTCTTTGATCCGAATTTTCCTCTCCCACAGACAGCATCCTTGATTGACTGACTCTTCCTTGCGATAATCTTGATCCAAGACACCCCATCGTCACAAACAATGTCCACACGGAGTGGAGATCTTCTGCTTGGACAAGAGAGCGGGAGATCAATGTGTTTGGGAGCTCTACAAGTTGCCAAAACAGCCACTACTACCTCGAAATGGATCATATTAGAGCAGAGGATATGATTCTCTATGATTGTGGAGTTCTTTAAGTTCTGAAAATGC is from Phlebotomus papatasi isolate M1 chromosome 1, Ppap_2.1, whole genome shotgun sequence and encodes:
- the LOC129798080 gene encoding S-formylglutathione hydrolase, encoding MLFLRCPGVIFQSLSSITRLIPVSERLASVRHFLDFHQFSLSIHLICTDLSSESKMTALKLVSSNRIFGGDQRVYSHESKELQCEMKFSIFLPPQASEGNSKVPVLFWLSGLSCTEANFVQKAGAQKYAAELGMVIVCPDTSPRNVNIPGEDDSWDFGSGAGFYVDATEEPWKKNYRMFSYVTKELIALVEGNFPVDPERKGVFGHSMGGHGALICALKNPGLFKSVSTFSAISNPVNCPWGEKAFTGYLGKNREEWKNWDATELVKVYNGPPLEVFLDQGDADQFLKDNQLLPDNLASSCRSVNFPFILRIREGYDHSYFYIATFIEEHIRYHADKLQ
- the LOC129798063 gene encoding UPF0415 protein C7orf25 homolog translates to MSQERSPEELAHLVNEKVTVGIALLQKLVTLRHVDGVQRLEKKINQEINFLRTNLKNSTIIENHILCSNMIHFEVVVAVLATCRAPKHIDLPLSCPSRRSPLRVDIVCDDGVSWIKIIARKSQSIKDAVCGRGKFGSKTILDHAEEFLEVASQNPINFHTPKVYFVCLNALDDNLVAELEEIGIIVKNFSPGSEFQTEASKDTHSVLNLDITTLLSYVSSLTNGSCDWEFPEPILTEQARSEQKNPVKIVLEDVFQGKRLICCKTAEKSFREIVSLLGGPEEKKRTEELMQRVEVMPDITEIPERLRIVQIRGKIKPRSFQIFAFGIFHGALTVTSNEGFLRAVKTQEGIDVPAFVHEARALTEMKEKTARRISRS
- the LOC129798072 gene encoding presenilins-associated rhomboid-like protein, mitochondrial, with amino-acid sequence MILRHFSNASKFPVLLRQNPGQQPLLHRSTPSRINWQSRQFKNESRGGSERLRGSQQSLAPTPTPFDKFSSDGGHMSPQRLWKPLVFTLAVSTGSFVSVTIWEYERVRARILRSVKGSAALGWFKSKAQGTQKRATGWRLEVENWWRNLPEGDKVFIPICAMNLLVFGLWRVPRLQPMMVKYFCSNPAARAICWPMFLSTFSHYSLFHIFANMYVLRSFSGAAIHALGREQFVGLYLSAGVVSSLASYIYKTGVRQAGLSLGASGAIMAILAFVCTQFPDTQLSIIFLPMFTFSAGTAIKCIMGLDMAGLVMGWKIFDHAAHLGGALFGLFWYYYGSLRIWPRREVILREYHKIREERKK